One Deltaproteobacteria bacterium DNA segment encodes these proteins:
- a CDS encoding gamma-glutamyltransferase family protein — protein sequence MRMTFAFRSRRSPVYATGGAVATSQPLATEAGVWTLRRGGNAADAALAAAAVLAVTEPTSCGIGGDCFALYYEAATAKVCALNGSGRAPAGLSVDAVRAAGLTALPPYHALTVTVPGAVAAWADLSTRFGTRPLGDVFAPAIRLADEGFPVAPITAYFWALEAEHKLRSSPGGHQLLLGGRAPAAGERIRNGALADVLRRIAAGGPDAFYRGPIAAAIARAVRDAGGVLGEEDLADHRSAWVDPIATRYRDVVVHECPPNGQGLVALLALNILRHRGVADLEPLGADRLHEVIEALRLAFADARACVADPDVASAPIAELLDDAYARARAAQIDRARATVDVQAGSPIGGSDTVYLAAVDGDGNACSLIFSNYMGFGTGIVPDRLGFSLQNRGHGFSLDPTHPNALAPGKRPYHTIIPAMATRAGDGSLYACFGVMGGFMQPQGHVQVLLALVDDGDDPQAALDRPRVCVRGGDAAGAVAVEDGIAPDVVAELARRGHDVQVVAGHQRALFGRGQVIVFDPDGDVLCAGSDPRADGCALGL from the coding sequence ATGCGCATGACCTTCGCGTTTCGATCCCGCCGCTCGCCGGTGTACGCGACCGGTGGCGCGGTCGCGACGAGCCAGCCGCTCGCGACGGAAGCCGGGGTGTGGACGCTCCGGCGCGGCGGGAACGCGGCCGACGCGGCGCTCGCCGCCGCCGCGGTCCTCGCGGTCACGGAACCGACGAGTTGCGGCATCGGCGGCGACTGCTTCGCGCTGTACTACGAGGCGGCCACGGCGAAGGTGTGCGCGCTCAACGGCTCGGGCCGCGCGCCGGCGGGCCTGTCCGTCGACGCGGTGCGCGCCGCGGGCCTCACGGCGTTGCCGCCGTATCATGCGCTCACGGTCACGGTGCCGGGTGCGGTCGCGGCGTGGGCCGACCTGTCGACTCGCTTCGGCACGCGGCCGCTCGGCGACGTGTTCGCGCCGGCGATCCGCCTCGCGGACGAGGGATTCCCGGTCGCGCCGATCACCGCGTACTTCTGGGCGCTCGAAGCCGAACACAAGCTGCGATCGTCGCCGGGCGGCCATCAATTGTTGCTCGGAGGACGCGCACCGGCCGCGGGCGAACGCATCCGCAACGGCGCGCTCGCCGACGTGCTCCGCCGCATCGCCGCCGGCGGCCCCGACGCGTTTTACCGGGGGCCGATCGCGGCGGCCATCGCCCGCGCGGTGCGCGACGCGGGCGGCGTACTGGGCGAAGAGGACCTCGCGGACCACCGATCCGCGTGGGTCGATCCGATCGCGACGCGGTACCGCGACGTGGTCGTGCACGAGTGTCCGCCGAACGGCCAGGGGCTGGTCGCGTTGCTGGCGCTCAACATCCTGCGACACCGCGGCGTCGCGGATCTCGAGCCGCTGGGAGCCGACCGATTGCACGAGGTGATCGAAGCGTTGCGCCTCGCGTTTGCGGACGCGCGGGCGTGCGTGGCCGATCCCGATGTTGCATCGGCACCGATCGCCGAGCTGCTCGACGATGCGTACGCCCGCGCGCGGGCCGCGCAGATCGACCGCGCGCGCGCCACGGTCGACGTGCAGGCGGGCTCACCGATCGGCGGCTCGGACACCGTGTACCTGGCCGCGGTCGACGGCGACGGCAATGCCTGTTCGCTGATTTTCAGCAACTACATGGGCTTCGGCACCGGCATCGTGCCCGATCGGCTGGGGTTCTCGCTGCAGAACCGCGGGCACGGGTTTTCGCTCGATCCGACCCACCCGAACGCGCTCGCCCCCGGCAAGCGCCCCTACCACACGATCATCCCGGCGATGGCCACGCGCGCCGGCGACGGCTCGCTGTATGCGTGCTTCGGCGTGATGGGCGGATTCATGCAGCCGCAGGGGCACGTTCAGGTGCTGCTCGCGCTCGTCGACGACGGCGACGATCCGCAGGCGGCGCTCGATCGGCCCCGCGTGTGCGTGCGCGGCGGCGACGCGGCCGGCGCCGTCGCCGTCGAGGACGGCATCGCGCCGGACGTGGTCGCGGAGCTGGCGCGGCGCGGCCACGACGTGCAAGTGGTCGCCGGACACCAGCGCGCGCTGTTCGGCCGCGGCCAGGTCATCGTCTTCGACCCCGACGGCGACGTGCTGTGCGCGGGCAGCGATCCGCGGGCGGACGGCTGCGCGCTCGGCCTGTAA